In a genomic window of Nocardia fluminea:
- a CDS encoding MMPL family transporter gives MLTRIARTAVARPRWVVAVTLILMVLCGAIGATVHSHMKSGGFVTGDLDSVQASQYLSDHFPGSEPNYVLTVTAEGVADSAEARAAAERALAVLAARPEIVSGVQSYWTARPDLKQAMLSKDRTHALILASIEGDDAELPVRAAQLSEEIQVESGPVTIKAGGLAASFADINTQISKDLIIAEAIAIPITGLLLALVFGSLMAAALPVAIGLFAIAASLGILRVLTALTDVSIFALNMTTALGLALAIDYSLFIVSRYREELTGGATPAAAVTRAIQTAGRTVVYSALVVALSLSALLVFPQYFFKSFAYAGIAVVAAAAAAAVIVLPALLILVGDRIDAGDLRAPMRRLFRLSPRTEKEPRQSFWYRLVVAVMKRPMSIALATTAFLLLLGSPFLGVQFGYPDDRSLPTDVASREVGDILRTEFDADMASSATIVLPEFRGSTAELDTYARELSKVPDVPAVLSSAAVYRNGMRVAAGVPEMTDPQHGAYLSVATSLDPYSDAGGDQLDTLRAVPAPSKALITGPAALNQDSVEAITGKLPLAGALIALTTLVLLFLFTGSVVLPIKALILNILSLAATFGAMVWIFQEGHLSGLLGFTSTGTLNLAMPILMFSLAFGASMDYEVFLLSRIREEWLAGPKTTEGNTEAVAMGVARTGRIFTAAALLMSIVFLGVASSGVSMMKLFGLGCALAVISDATVIRGLLAPALMRMMGTWNWWAPKPLAALHSKFGLDEAEDDTQDAPKQLDSAAV, from the coding sequence ATGTTGACGAGAATCGCCCGCACCGCCGTTGCCCGGCCACGATGGGTGGTCGCGGTCACGCTGATACTGATGGTGTTGTGCGGCGCGATCGGCGCCACCGTGCACTCGCACATGAAATCGGGCGGATTCGTCACCGGCGATCTCGATTCGGTGCAGGCCAGCCAATACCTGAGCGACCACTTCCCCGGCAGTGAGCCCAACTACGTCCTGACGGTCACCGCCGAGGGTGTGGCCGACTCCGCCGAGGCGCGCGCGGCCGCCGAACGCGCGCTCGCCGTCCTCGCCGCGCGCCCCGAGATCGTCAGCGGCGTCCAGTCCTACTGGACCGCGCGTCCCGACCTGAAACAGGCGATGCTCAGCAAGGACCGCACCCACGCGCTCATCCTGGCCAGCATCGAGGGCGACGATGCGGAGCTGCCCGTTCGGGCGGCCCAGCTGAGCGAGGAAATCCAGGTCGAGAGCGGTCCGGTCACGATCAAAGCCGGTGGTCTCGCCGCCTCCTTCGCCGATATCAACACCCAGATCAGCAAGGACCTGATCATCGCGGAGGCGATCGCGATCCCGATCACCGGCCTGCTGCTGGCGCTGGTGTTCGGCAGTCTCATGGCCGCCGCGCTGCCGGTCGCGATCGGGCTGTTCGCCATCGCGGCGTCGCTGGGCATCCTGCGCGTGCTGACCGCGCTCACCGATGTGTCGATCTTCGCGCTCAACATGACCACGGCACTCGGACTGGCGCTGGCGATCGACTACAGCCTGTTCATCGTCAGCCGATATCGCGAAGAGCTGACGGGCGGCGCTACCCCGGCCGCGGCGGTGACCCGCGCGATTCAGACCGCCGGTCGTACGGTCGTGTACTCGGCGCTGGTCGTCGCGCTCTCGCTCTCGGCGCTGCTGGTCTTCCCGCAGTACTTCTTCAAGTCCTTCGCCTACGCGGGTATCGCTGTGGTCGCCGCTGCCGCGGCCGCCGCGGTGATCGTGCTGCCCGCCCTGCTCATCCTGGTCGGCGATCGCATCGACGCGGGCGACCTGCGCGCGCCGATGCGCCGGCTGTTCCGGCTGTCCCCGCGGACGGAAAAGGAACCGCGCCAGAGCTTCTGGTATCGCCTCGTCGTCGCGGTGATGAAGCGCCCGATGTCGATCGCGCTGGCCACCACCGCGTTCCTGCTGCTGCTCGGCTCGCCGTTCCTCGGTGTCCAGTTCGGCTACCCGGACGACCGGTCGCTGCCCACCGACGTCGCCAGTCGCGAGGTGGGCGACATCCTGCGCACCGAATTCGATGCCGACATGGCTTCGAGCGCGACCATCGTGCTGCCCGAATTCCGGGGCAGCACAGCCGAACTCGATACCTATGCGCGCGAGTTGTCCAAGGTTCCCGACGTACCCGCCGTGCTCAGCAGCGCGGCGGTGTATCGCAACGGGATGCGGGTGGCCGCGGGCGTGCCCGAGATGACGGACCCACAGCACGGCGCCTACCTGTCGGTGGCCACCTCGCTCGACCCCTACTCCGACGCAGGCGGCGATCAACTCGACACCCTGCGCGCCGTCCCCGCGCCGTCGAAGGCGCTGATCACCGGCCCGGCCGCGCTGAACCAGGACTCGGTCGAGGCGATCACCGGCAAACTGCCGCTGGCGGGCGCGCTGATCGCGCTCACCACGCTGGTGCTGCTGTTCCTGTTCACCGGCAGCGTGGTGCTGCCGATCAAGGCCCTGATCCTCAACATCCTCTCGCTGGCGGCGACGTTCGGCGCGATGGTGTGGATCTTCCAGGAAGGCCACCTGTCGGGCCTGCTCGGCTTCACCTCGACCGGCACCCTCAACCTGGCCATGCCGATCCTCATGTTCAGCCTGGCGTTCGGCGCGTCCATGGACTACGAGGTCTTCCTGCTGTCGCGGATCCGCGAGGAATGGCTGGCCGGGCCCAAGACCACCGAGGGCAATACCGAAGCCGTCGCGATGGGCGTGGCCCGCACCGGCCGCATCTTCACCGCCGCCGCGCTGCTGATGAGCATCGTGTTCCTCGGCGTCGCCAGCTCCGGCGTATCGATGATGAAACTGTTCGGCCTCGGCTGCGCACTGGCGGTGATCAGCGACGCCACCGTCATCCGCGGCCTGCTCGCCCCGGCCCTCATGCGGATGATGGGCACCTGGAACTGGTGGGCGCCGAAGCCACTGGCCGCGCTGCACAGCAAGTTCGGGCTCGACGAAGCCGAGGACGACACGCAGGACGCGCCGAAGCAGCTCGACTCGGCAGCGGTGTAG
- a CDS encoding peptide deformylase — MAILPIVIVGDPVLHNPTAKVTETPAELAELIADMYDTLEESKGVGLAANQVGVGKRLFVYDCPDFDATGNPIRRKGVVVNPVLETSAIPETMPDPDDDEEGCLSVPGEQFPTGRADWAKVTGTDENGEPVELEGTGFFARMLQHEVGHLDGFLYVDVLIGRNARAAKKAIKRNGWGTPGLSWIPGTVPDPFGHDD, encoded by the coding sequence ATGGCAATTCTCCCGATCGTGATCGTCGGTGACCCCGTTCTCCACAACCCCACCGCGAAGGTGACGGAGACCCCCGCGGAGCTGGCCGAGCTCATCGCGGATATGTACGACACTCTCGAAGAGTCCAAGGGTGTCGGCCTGGCGGCGAATCAGGTCGGCGTCGGCAAGCGGCTGTTCGTCTACGACTGCCCCGACTTCGACGCCACCGGCAATCCCATCCGCCGCAAGGGCGTGGTGGTGAACCCGGTGCTGGAGACCTCGGCGATCCCCGAGACCATGCCCGATCCCGACGACGACGAGGAAGGCTGCCTGTCGGTGCCCGGCGAGCAGTTCCCGACCGGTCGCGCGGACTGGGCGAAGGTCACCGGGACCGACGAGAACGGCGAGCCCGTGGAGCTGGAGGGCACCGGCTTCTTCGCGCGCATGCTCCAGCACGAGGTGGGCCACCTCGACGGCTTCCTCTACGTCGACGTGCTGATAGGCCGCAACGCCCGCGCCGCCAAGAAGGCGATCAAGCGAAACGGCTGGGGCACACCGGGTCTGAGCTGGATCCCCGGCACCGTCCCCGACCCCTTCGGTCATGACGACTGA
- a CDS encoding homogentisate 1,2-dioxygenase, producing the protein MSFYRRVGTVPPKRHTQHRDERGNLYYEELMGEEGFSGDSSLLYHRALPPAIVDASVWELPDQTLTPNHPLHHRHLRLPLLFPGDTATTTDPVTGRRLLLANADVRISYVVAKGASPLYRNAIGDELVYVESGAAVLESVFGIVPVHQGDQVVVPRATTHRWLPMGEEPLRAYVIEASSHITPPKRYLSKFGQLLESAPYCERDLHGPLELLLVEDTDVEVLVKHRAGTDVIGTRMTYATHPFDVVGWDGCLYPYTFNIADFEPLTGRVHQPPPVHQAFEATNFVVCNFVPRKVDYHPLSIPVPYYHSNVDSDEIMFYCGGNYEARKGSGIAQGSVSVHPGGYAHGPQPGAYERSVGTEFFDELAVMVDTFRPLQLGEGALACEDPGYAWTWSGRGPGLA; encoded by the coding sequence ATGTCGTTCTATCGTCGGGTCGGAACGGTGCCGCCGAAGCGGCACACACAGCATCGGGATGAGCGCGGCAACCTCTACTACGAGGAACTGATGGGCGAGGAGGGCTTCTCCGGGGACTCCTCGCTGCTGTATCACCGCGCGCTGCCACCCGCGATCGTCGACGCGTCGGTCTGGGAACTGCCCGACCAGACGTTGACGCCGAATCATCCACTGCACCACCGGCACCTGCGGCTGCCGCTGCTGTTTCCCGGCGACACGGCGACGACGACCGACCCGGTGACGGGGCGAAGGTTGCTGCTGGCCAACGCCGATGTGCGGATCTCGTACGTGGTCGCCAAGGGCGCGTCCCCGCTGTACCGCAATGCCATCGGCGACGAGCTGGTGTACGTGGAATCCGGTGCGGCCGTGCTGGAAAGCGTGTTCGGGATCGTGCCGGTCCACCAGGGCGACCAGGTTGTCGTGCCGAGGGCGACGACGCACCGCTGGCTGCCGATGGGCGAGGAACCGTTGCGCGCGTACGTGATCGAGGCGTCGAGCCATATCACCCCACCCAAGCGCTATCTCTCGAAATTCGGCCAGCTACTGGAGAGCGCACCGTATTGCGAGCGAGACCTGCACGGACCGCTCGAATTGCTGCTCGTCGAGGACACCGACGTGGAGGTGCTGGTCAAGCATCGGGCGGGGACGGACGTGATCGGCACCAGGATGACCTACGCGACGCATCCGTTCGACGTGGTCGGCTGGGACGGTTGCCTGTACCCGTACACCTTCAATATCGCCGATTTCGAACCGCTGACCGGCCGCGTTCATCAGCCACCGCCGGTGCATCAGGCTTTCGAGGCCACCAATTTCGTCGTCTGCAATTTCGTGCCGCGCAAGGTCGACTATCACCCGCTGTCGATTCCGGTGCCGTACTACCACTCGAATGTGGATTCCGACGAGATCATGTTCTATTGCGGCGGAAACTATGAGGCGCGCAAGGGTTCCGGTATCGCCCAGGGTTCGGTCTCGGTGCATCCGGGCGGTTACGCGCACGGCCCACAGCCCGGTGCTTACGAGCGCAGCGTCGGGACGGAGTTCTTCGACGAACTGGCGGTGATGGTGGATACGTTCCGGCCGCTACAACTCGGCGAGGGGGCGCTGGCCTGCGAAGATCCCGGGTACGCGTGGACCTGGTCCGGGCGTGGGCCGGGGCTCGCATGA
- a CDS encoding LytR C-terminal domain-containing protein, translated as MSNPNPTPGGPPLRALAMVLIALAIVFAGLGAMSLSNSDAVASDAEQTETTTSSAVAQAPATTSAPTTTSAAATPTTTTTTTTVAPTTTTTAPATGGTDQTVPVRVLNNSLVAGLAARTASELTSAGWTNVSTGNYSGENLTTTTVYYGGGARDKAAATEIAEQVGGTVAPKSGDTSPGVVVVLTGR; from the coding sequence GTGAGCAACCCGAACCCCACCCCCGGCGGCCCGCCGTTGCGCGCGCTGGCGATGGTGTTGATCGCGCTGGCCATTGTCTTCGCCGGTCTGGGTGCGATGTCGCTGTCGAACTCCGATGCCGTGGCTTCCGACGCGGAGCAGACCGAGACCACCACCTCCAGCGCGGTCGCGCAGGCGCCCGCCACCACCTCCGCGCCGACGACCACCAGCGCGGCCGCCACCCCGACCACCACCACGACCACGACGACCGTCGCGCCGACGACCACCACCACGGCACCCGCGACGGGCGGCACGGATCAGACTGTGCCGGTGCGGGTGCTGAACAACAGCCTGGTCGCCGGCCTCGCCGCGCGCACGGCGAGCGAACTGACCAGCGCGGGCTGGACCAACGTGAGCACCGGCAACTACAGCGGTGAGAACCTGACCACCACCACCGTCTACTACGGCGGCGGCGCGCGCGACAAGGCCGCGGCCACCGAGATCGCCGAGCAGGTCGGCGGGACGGTCGCGCCCAAGTCGGGCGACACCTCGCCGGGTGTCGTCGTCGTACTGACCGGTCGCTGA
- the thiC gene encoding phosphomethylpyrimidine synthase ThiC, translating into MGSNTSSDRTVDTVTTGPIQGSVKHYQEVDGLRIPVRRINLTNGDHFDVFDTSGPYTDDNAVIDLEAGLPKLRDEWDSPAVDGPPTQLAWAQQGIITPEMRFIAAREGVSPELVRDEVALGRAVIPANHNHPELEPTIIGKKFLVKINANIGNSAVSSSIAEEVEKMVWAARWGADTIMDLSTGKNIHETREWILRNSPVPIGTVPIYQALEKVNGDPTELTWEMYRDTVIEQCEQGVDYMTVHAGVLLRYIPLTAKRVTGIVSRGGSIMAAWCLAHHQESFLYTHFRELCEILARYDVTFSLGDGLRPGSIADANDEAQFAELRTLGELTKIAKSYGVQVMIEGPGHVPMHKIVENVKLEEELCEEAPFYTLGPLATDIAPAYDHITSAIGAAIIAQAGTAMLCYVTPKEHLGLPNRDDVKVGVITYKIAAHAADLAKGHPHAQDRDNELSKARFEFRWHDQFALSLDPDTAREYHDETMPAEPAKTAHFCSMCGPKFCSMRISADVREYAEKQGLTDVAAIEAGMAEKSAEFADQGSKVYLPVVS; encoded by the coding sequence GTGGGCTCGAACACGTCTTCTGACAGGACGGTCGACACCGTCACCACCGGTCCGATCCAGGGCAGCGTCAAGCACTACCAGGAGGTAGACGGCTTGCGCATCCCGGTTCGCCGGATCAACCTCACCAACGGCGACCATTTCGATGTCTTCGACACCTCGGGGCCGTACACCGACGACAACGCGGTGATCGACCTCGAAGCCGGGCTGCCGAAACTGCGCGACGAATGGGACTCCCCGGCCGTCGACGGCCCGCCGACCCAGCTCGCCTGGGCTCAGCAGGGGATCATCACCCCCGAGATGCGGTTCATCGCCGCCCGCGAGGGGGTCTCGCCCGAACTGGTGCGCGACGAGGTCGCGCTCGGCCGCGCGGTGATCCCGGCCAACCACAACCATCCGGAACTCGAGCCGACCATCATCGGCAAGAAGTTCCTGGTCAAGATCAACGCCAATATCGGCAACTCGGCGGTGTCGTCGTCGATCGCCGAGGAGGTGGAGAAGATGGTGTGGGCCGCGCGCTGGGGCGCCGACACCATCATGGACCTGTCCACCGGCAAGAACATCCACGAGACGCGCGAGTGGATTCTGCGCAATTCGCCGGTCCCGATCGGCACGGTCCCGATCTATCAGGCGCTGGAGAAGGTGAACGGTGATCCCACCGAGCTCACCTGGGAGATGTACCGCGACACCGTGATCGAGCAGTGTGAGCAGGGCGTGGACTACATGACCGTGCACGCGGGCGTGCTGCTGCGCTACATCCCGCTCACCGCCAAGCGCGTCACCGGCATCGTCTCGCGCGGTGGCTCCATCATGGCCGCGTGGTGTCTGGCGCATCACCAGGAATCGTTCCTGTACACGCACTTCCGTGAACTCTGCGAGATCCTGGCGCGCTACGACGTCACCTTCTCCCTCGGTGACGGCCTGCGCCCCGGCTCCATCGCCGACGCCAACGACGAGGCCCAGTTCGCCGAGCTACGCACTCTCGGCGAGCTCACCAAGATCGCGAAATCCTATGGCGTGCAGGTGATGATCGAAGGGCCGGGCCACGTGCCGATGCACAAGATCGTCGAGAACGTGAAGCTCGAGGAAGAGCTCTGCGAAGAGGCGCCGTTCTACACCCTCGGCCCGCTGGCCACCGATATCGCGCCCGCCTACGACCACATCACCTCGGCCATCGGCGCCGCGATCATCGCCCAGGCCGGCACCGCGATGCTCTGCTACGTGACCCCCAAGGAACACCTCGGCCTGCCCAACCGCGACGACGTCAAGGTCGGCGTGATCACCTACAAGATCGCCGCCCACGCCGCCGACCTGGCCAAGGGGCACCCGCACGCCCAGGACCGGGACAACGAATTGTCCAAGGCCCGTTTCGAATTCCGCTGGCACGACCAGTTCGCGCTCTCGCTGGATCCCGACACCGCCCGCGAGTACCACGACGAGACCATGCCGGCCGAGCCCGCCAAGACCGCCCACTTCTGCTCGATGTGCGGTCCGAAGTTCTGTTCGATGCGCATCTCCGCCGACGTGCGCGAGTACGCGGAGAAGCAGGGCCTCACCGATGTGGCCGCCATCGAGGCGGGCATGGCCGAGAAGTCCGCCGAGTTCGCCGACCAGGGCAGCAAGGTGTACCTCCCGGTCGTCTCCTGA
- the fahA gene encoding fumarylacetoacetase, whose translation MTGSRVSRVEVPPDSLFGPENMPYGVFAPPDGVFRVGCRLGDMVLDLAALLDDPVFARSEMNAFLAQGSRRWREVREKLRALADTALPIDAVYPVSAVRMALPVRIGDYVDFYASIDHATNLGRLFRPDSEPLLPNWRHLPVGYHGRAGTVVVSDTPVIRPRGQRRTASGTTDFGPSERLDIEAELGFVVGTGSTLGTPVTVDEFAEHVFGVALVNDWSARDIQAWEYQPLGPFLGKSFATSISGWITPLAALTSARVPIPAQDPEPLPYLRGLDDFGLDIDLAVAWNGAVVTHPPYARMYWSPAQMLAHLTANGASVRPGDLYASGTISGPEPSQRGSFIELSWGGTEHIRVNDQTRTFLTDGDEVTITATAPGTEGRRIGLGEVAGRILCARDT comes from the coding sequence ATGACCGGCTCGCGGGTGTCGCGCGTCGAAGTACCGCCCGACTCGCTGTTCGGGCCGGAGAACATGCCTTACGGCGTTTTCGCACCCCCGGACGGTGTCTTCCGGGTCGGTTGCCGGTTGGGCGATATGGTGCTCGATCTGGCTGCGCTCCTGGATGATCCGGTGTTCGCGCGCTCGGAGATGAACGCGTTTCTGGCGCAGGGGTCCCGCCGCTGGCGCGAGGTCAGGGAAAAGTTGCGCGCCCTCGCCGACACGGCGCTGCCGATCGACGCCGTGTATCCGGTGTCCGCAGTGCGGATGGCACTGCCGGTGCGGATCGGCGATTACGTCGACTTCTACGCCAGCATCGACCACGCCACCAATCTGGGCAGGCTCTTCCGTCCGGACAGTGAACCGCTGCTGCCGAACTGGCGGCATCTGCCGGTGGGCTATCACGGCCGGGCAGGCACCGTCGTCGTCTCGGACACACCGGTCATCAGGCCACGAGGTCAACGCCGAACAGCTTCCGGTACAACCGATTTCGGTCCGTCCGAGCGCCTGGATATCGAGGCTGAACTGGGCTTCGTCGTCGGCACCGGCTCCACCCTCGGCACACCGGTCACCGTGGACGAATTCGCCGAGCATGTTTTCGGCGTCGCCCTGGTCAACGACTGGTCGGCCCGCGACATCCAGGCGTGGGAGTACCAGCCGCTCGGCCCGTTCCTCGGCAAGTCGTTCGCCACGTCGATCTCGGGGTGGATCACCCCGCTCGCCGCGCTGACGTCGGCACGGGTGCCGATCCCGGCACAGGACCCAGAACCTCTCCCCTACCTGCGCGGCCTCGACGACTTCGGCCTCGACATCGACTTGGCCGTGGCCTGGAACGGCGCGGTTGTCACGCACCCGCCCTACGCCCGCATGTACTGGTCCCCCGCACAGATGCTGGCCCACCTCACCGCCAACGGCGCCTCGGTCCGCCCCGGCGACCTCTACGCCTCCGGCACCATCTCCGGCCCCGAGCCGTCCCAACGCGGATCGTTCATCGAATTGTCCTGGGGTGGAACAGAACACATCAGAGTGAACGATCAGACCCGGACCTTCCTCACCGACGGCGACGAGGTGACGATCACCGCGACCGCGCCGGGCACCGAGGGCAGGCGCATCGGCCTCGGCGAGGTCGCCGGCCGAATCCTGTGCGCTCGCGACACCTGA
- the sodC gene encoding superoxide dismutase[Cu-Zn] — MATSTTRRPSWRIVTPVLAVAAFGLAACTNSQESSDVKGTTPPVWTSSAAPGGESGGHGGAAAAPSETAAPSHGEDPGDVAGGLKTSLKNGAGAEVGTATIVQEGGHLVVTVEARGLTPGFHGLHFHQNGTCEGDFTSAGGHLQVGGATAHPASGDLTSLQVGADGSAKLVTRTDSVTLDNVKGKALIIHGGADNFGNIPPRYTREGGTGPDETTLATGDAGARAACGVVG, encoded by the coding sequence ATGGCCACGTCGACAACTCGTCGCCCGTCCTGGCGCATTGTGACCCCGGTGCTCGCGGTCGCCGCGTTCGGGCTCGCAGCCTGCACCAACAGCCAGGAGTCGAGTGACGTCAAGGGCACCACGCCGCCGGTGTGGACCAGCTCGGCGGCGCCCGGCGGCGAGAGCGGCGGTCACGGCGGCGCTGCTGCCGCACCGTCGGAGACTGCGGCCCCCAGCCACGGCGAGGACCCCGGTGACGTGGCGGGCGGGCTGAAGACCTCGCTGAAGAACGGCGCGGGCGCCGAGGTCGGCACGGCGACCATCGTCCAAGAGGGTGGCCATCTGGTCGTCACCGTCGAGGCACGCGGTCTGACGCCCGGCTTCCACGGCCTGCACTTCCATCAGAACGGCACCTGCGAGGGCGACTTCACCTCGGCCGGTGGGCATCTGCAGGTCGGCGGTGCCACCGCGCACCCGGCCAGCGGTGACCTCACCTCGCTGCAGGTCGGCGCCGACGGCTCCGCGAAGCTGGTCACCCGGACCGACTCGGTCACCCTCGACAACGTCAAGGGCAAGGCGCTGATCATCCACGGCGGCGCCGACAACTTCGGCAACATCCCGCCGCGCTACACGCGCGAGGGTGGCACCGGGCCGGACGAGACCACGCTGGCCACCGGCGATGCGGGCGCCCGGGCGGCGTGCGGCGTCGTCGGTTAG
- a CDS encoding N-acetylglutamate synthase, CG3035 family: MTTDIPLGRRVVMRYQLPAGYPQPLTDVIGELVSLSPPSVRTVEGELVSVSADRVVALKALGPRPIRTKEIRSLETAAAMAWPGSAHLWIDGWLARAGNGYTGRANSAVPLGESGVPAMLSIDTMHKIADWYTSQGLPLLLQLPDRLAPVPPTWNTWSETVVLGLDIANFVLPQGPSMVRIADEPEDGWLRTHRYRGEIPLDPSVREPDRSVLTSVLDGTLGFASLGLPEPLAIGRGAVTTAPDGRRWVGLTCVAVATAHRRNGLGALLCAELIRWGAEQGASHAYVQVEVGNSGALALYRELGFIEHHAYRYAAPQSH, encoded by the coding sequence ATGACGACTGACATCCCCCTCGGCCGCCGGGTGGTGATGCGGTATCAGCTGCCCGCGGGTTATCCCCAGCCACTCACCGACGTGATCGGCGAACTGGTGTCGCTGTCGCCGCCGTCGGTGCGGACCGTCGAGGGCGAGCTGGTCTCGGTGTCGGCCGATCGCGTTGTCGCGTTGAAAGCGCTGGGGCCCAGACCCATTCGCACCAAGGAGATCCGGTCGCTGGAGACCGCGGCGGCCATGGCCTGGCCGGGCAGCGCGCATCTGTGGATCGACGGCTGGCTGGCGCGAGCGGGCAACGGGTACACCGGGCGCGCGAATTCGGCTGTGCCGCTGGGCGAGTCCGGTGTCCCGGCAATGTTGTCGATCGACACCATGCACAAGATCGCGGACTGGTACACGAGTCAGGGGTTGCCGCTGCTGCTGCAACTGCCCGACCGGCTCGCCCCGGTCCCGCCGACCTGGAACACCTGGAGCGAGACCGTGGTCCTCGGTCTCGACATCGCGAATTTCGTGCTGCCGCAAGGACCGTCGATGGTACGCATCGCCGACGAGCCCGAGGACGGCTGGTTGCGAACGCACCGCTACCGCGGCGAGATCCCCCTCGACCCGTCGGTGCGCGAACCGGACCGGTCCGTGCTCACCTCGGTCCTGGACGGCACGCTCGGCTTCGCCTCGCTCGGCCTGCCCGAACCACTGGCCATCGGCCGCGGCGCGGTGACCACCGCTCCCGACGGCCGGCGCTGGGTCGGGCTCACCTGCGTGGCCGTCGCCACCGCGCACCGCCGCAACGGACTCGGCGCGCTGCTGTGCGCCGAGCTGATCCGGTGGGGTGCCGAACAGGGCGCGAGCCACGCGTATGTGCAGGTGGAGGTGGGCAACTCCGGCGCCCTCGCCCTCTACCGCGAACTCGGCTTCATCGAACATCACGCCTACCGCTACGCCGCCCCGCAGAGTCATTAG
- a CDS encoding DUF3263 domain-containing protein: MDGAAARHIAQGPTAGEQDSAADESAGLSRRELDILDFERKWWKYAGAKEDAIRELFAMSATRYYQVLNAVVDSDAALAADPMLVKRLRRLRASRQKSRAARKLGFQV, encoded by the coding sequence ATGGACGGCGCAGCAGCTCGGCACATCGCGCAGGGCCCCACTGCGGGCGAACAGGATTCGGCCGCCGACGAGAGCGCCGGTCTGAGTCGTCGCGAGCTCGACATCCTGGACTTCGAGCGCAAATGGTGGAAATACGCGGGCGCCAAGGAAGACGCGATCCGCGAGCTGTTCGCGATGTCGGCCACCCGCTACTACCAGGTCCTCAACGCTGTCGTCGACTCCGACGCGGCGCTGGCCGCCGACCCGATGCTGGTCAAGCGGCTGCGCAGGCTCCGAGCGAGCAGGCAGAAATCGCGTGCCGCGCGCAAACTCGGTTTCCAGGTCTGA
- a CDS encoding exodeoxyribonuclease III — protein MRLATWNVNSIRSRVDRAIAFLDRHDIDVLALQETKCRDDQFPFEQFEAAGYEVAHVGLNQWNGVAIVSRVGLTDVEFAFPDQPGFDKDAGDSLIESPVVESRAIGATCGGVRVWSLYVPNGRTLADPHYTYKLNWLSTLRAKAAGWLADDPQAKIALVGDWNIAPTDDDVWAPELFAGKTHTSAPEREAFQAVLDIGFRDVMRPFAPGPGVYTYWDYTQLRFPRKEGMRIDFILASPALADQVKDASVDREERKGKGASDHAPVIAEF, from the coding sequence GTGCGTCTCGCCACCTGGAACGTCAACTCGATCCGCTCCCGCGTCGATCGGGCGATCGCCTTTCTGGACCGCCACGACATCGATGTGCTGGCGTTGCAGGAAACCAAGTGCCGGGACGATCAGTTCCCGTTCGAGCAGTTCGAGGCCGCGGGGTACGAGGTGGCGCACGTGGGGCTCAATCAGTGGAACGGGGTCGCGATCGTGTCGCGGGTCGGGCTCACCGATGTGGAGTTCGCGTTTCCCGATCAGCCCGGCTTCGACAAGGACGCGGGCGATTCGCTGATCGAATCGCCGGTGGTCGAGTCGCGCGCGATCGGTGCGACCTGCGGCGGGGTGCGAGTGTGGAGCCTCTACGTCCCCAACGGGCGCACGCTCGCCGACCCGCACTACACCTACAAACTGAACTGGCTCTCGACTCTGCGCGCGAAGGCGGCCGGCTGGCTGGCCGACGACCCACAGGCGAAGATCGCGCTGGTCGGCGACTGGAACATCGCCCCGACCGACGACGACGTGTGGGCGCCGGAACTGTTCGCCGGCAAGACCCACACCTCCGCGCCCGAACGCGAGGCGTTCCAGGCCGTGCTCGATATCGGCTTCCGCGACGTGATGCGCCCGTTCGCCCCCGGCCCCGGTGTCTACACCTACTGGGACTACACCCAGCTGCGTTTCCCCCGCAAAGAGGGCATGCGCATCGACTTCATCCTCGCCTCCCCCGCCCTCGCCGACCAGGTGAAGGACGCTTCGGTGGATCGCGAGGAGCGCAAGGGCAAGGGCGCCAGCGACCACGCGCCGGTGATCGCCGAATTCTGA